The DNA window CGACCGCCGGCTCCGACCCGGAGGCCACCCAGGTGGTCACCCGCCCGGTCGACCCGGACGCCACCCAGGTGGTGCGTCCCTCAGCCGACGCGGACGCCACCCAGGTGGTCACCCGGGGCGTCGATGCCGAGACGTCGCCGGTGCTCACCCGGGCTCCGGTCGACGACACGACGCAGGTGGTCCCTCGGCCGGCCGACCCGGACGCGACGCAGGGGGTCGGCCGCGGCGTCGACGCCGAAGCCACCCAGGTGGTGAGCACCGGCACCGACCGCGTGGCGCCCGACCAGCGAACCAGCGACGACAGCGAGACCACCACGGTCATTCCGCCGGTCGACCCGCACCGTCGCTGACGACGAGCGGGACAGCGGGGCGGGGTCCGCGAGGCTCCCGCCCCGCTTCGCGTCGTCCGCCGCGCCGAAAGCGCTGGCCGGCGCCGCGCGGCGCGTCTAGCATTTCCGGCATGACCTGGCGACATTGATCCAATACCCTAGGCCAATCCCGTGGGCCACCGCGGGCACCGCACGTCCGGTGTCCGTCTCCACTCCCACGGGAAGGCCTCATGACCCGCATCGCCGCACGCGTGCCCGACCCGCCGGTCCGCCGGCTGACGATCACCCTCTACGGGTACGCGTTCCTCAGCGACCTCGTCCTGCTCTACCCGGTGTACGCGCTGCTCTTCGCCGACACCGGGCTGTCGGTGGGGCAGATCTCCTCGCTCTTCGTCATCTGGTCGGCCGCCGGCATTCTGTTCGAGGTGCCCTCCGGCGCCTGGGCCGACGCGGTGTCCCGCCGGCTGCTGCTGCGCCTCGCTCCGCTGGTGACCGCCGCCGCGTACGCCCTCTGGGTCGTGGTTCCGTCGTACCCGGCGTTCGCGGTCGGGTTCCTGCTCTGGGGCGCCGGCGGAGCGTTGGTCTCCGGCGCCCTGGAGGCGCTGGTCTGGACCGAACTGGACCGGCTCGGGGCGGTCGGACGGTTTCCCCGGGTGCTCGGCCGCGCCCGAACGGCCGGTGTGCTGGGCGTGCTGGTCTCCGGGGTGCTCGCCGGCCCGGTGCTCGCCGCCGGCGGCTACCCGGCGGTCGGCGTGGCCAGCGTGCTCGCCTGTCTGCTCGCCGCCGCTGTCGCCGCCTGCTTCCCGGAGCACCGTCCACCGTCGACCGCGCCCGCCGTTGCCGGAGAGCGCGACCCGGAAGCACCGTCCGGTGTGGACGCTGACGATCCGGGCTGGTGGGACACGCTGTGCGCGGGGGTGGCGCAGGTCCGCGCACATCCGCCGGTACGCGCCACCGTGCTGCTGGTCGCGGTGGTGGCCGCCGACTGGGGCGCCCTGGACGAGTACACCCCGCTGCTGGCCCTGGACACCGGCGTCGGGGCGCAGGTCGTGCCGCTGCTGCTCCTGCTGCTCTGGGCCGGGGTGACCACCGGCGGGCTGCTCGCCCCGGCGGGGGAGCGGCTGAGCGGGCTCGGCTACGCCGCCCTGCTGGTCGTCGTCGCCGGTGCGCTGGCCGGGGGAGCGCTCATCGCGCACCCGGCCGGGTTCGTGCTGCTCGCGGTGGCGTTCGGGGCCGCGCAACTGGCCACCGTGCTGGCCGACGCGCGGCTCCAGGCGCGGATCACCGGGAGCAGCCGCGCCACCGTCACCTCGCTCGCCGGGATGGCCACCGACGTGCTGATCATCGTGACCTACATCGGCTACGGTCTCGTCGCCACGGCGGCCGGCAACGCGGTGGCGTTCGCGGTGGCGGCCGGACCGTACCTCATCGTGGCGCTGGTGCTGGTGGCCCGCCGCCGGCGCCGCACGGCCAGCGCGGGCGCGCGCGGCGGCAGCGCGGCGGTCGGCGCACGCGGCCCGAAGTGACCGGGGCGACGTGCGGTACGAGCCCGGCGGCGGTCGCACCGACCGCCGCCGGACCCCGGCTCAACCGTGCATGTGCAGGAACGACCACTGGTGGCCGTCGAGGTCACGGAAGCCGCGCATGTACAGCCGGCCGTCGGTCGTCCCCGGCCCGAGCGACTCCCCGCCTGCCACCGCTGCCCGGTCGACCAGCTCGTCGACCTGCTCCCGGCTCTCCGCCGTCAGCCCCACGATGACCTCCCGGTTGCTCGCCGTGTCCGTCACGGCGACCCCGGTGTACTCCTCGAAGGCCGAGCGGAGGTGCAACATCAGCCGGGTGCTGTCGGAGATCGTGAGTGCCAGGCTGTCGCCCTCCAGCTCGGCCTGCTCGCTGGTGAAGCCGAGCGCCCGGTAGAACTCGGCGGCGGTGGTCAGGTCACGCACCGGAAGATTGATGAATGTCATGGTCATCCGTGGTCTCCGTCCGATTCCAGCGGAGAAGCCGCCGCCGCAGCGCTGACCGGGCCTCCGCAGACCGCGGGCCTGGGCGTGCGACGGTGAGGTGCGGCGCAGGACTACGCCACCGTCATCCTACGACCGAACCGGCCGTCGGGGCGGCCGTCAGGGCTGTTCGCCGTCGAGGTAGACCCACCGGCCGTCCTCGCGGACGAACCGGCTGCGTTCGGTCAGCGTGCCCGGGCGCCCCGCGTCCCGGTAGTGGGCGTGGAAGGTGACGGTGCCGGCGGTGTCGAGCAGGCCGCCCCGCTCGGTCTCGACGACCTCCAGGCGGGTCCACCGCTGCCCCGGGTCGAGCTCCAGCCGGGCCGGCCGGGTCGAGGAGTGCCAGCTGCGCAGCAGGTGGCCGGTCTCGCCGAGGGCGAAGGCGCTGAACCGGGAGCGCATCAGCGCCTCGGCGGTCTGCGCCTGCGCCACACCGCCGTGTACCGGCGCGCAGCAGTCGGCGTACGCCTGACCGGAGCCGCACGGGCAGGCCCGTCCCGTCGTCGCGTCCGCCCGCCGGCGCCCCGCTCCCTTGCCCACGTCGCCATCCTGCCGCACCACCTGCCGGCGCCGGGCACCGACCGTCGCCAGGGCGTGTCTCAGAAGTGCTGGCTGGCCATCGACCAGGGGCTGATTCCGCGATCGGGACCTTCGGCAGTCGAAGACCACGTCAGGTCCGGGGCGGCTCCGTGGGAAGGCGCAGCGTTCGCAGGTATTCGCCGGGAGTCGTGAAGACGGCGGAGCGGAAGTCGTTGACCAGGTGCGACTGATCGGCGTAGCCGAGGCGGGCCGCGATCTCGGCTGCGCAGCCCGCGCCGTTCGTCGCGAACTGCCGGGCGACCTCCTGGAGCCGTACCCACCGCCTGACCCACGCCGGACCACGACCGATCGTCTCCCGCAGGGCCCGTTGCACGGTCCGCGCCGACGGGCTGGCCGGCAGCGGGTCACCTCGGACGATCGCGGCCACCACATCGTTGGCGAGCAGTTGTCTCGGGGTCAAGGGTCGTTCGGCGGCCATCTCGCCGATGAGCGTGGTCGCTCGGGCGATCCGGGACTCGACGCCCGGTGCGCCGGCGACCGCCCGCATCAGCGCGTACAGCCGGGCGTCCAGTTCGGGAACGACCGGAAGTGTCCGGTCGGCGACCGCCTCGGGGGTCAGGTCGCTCACGACGGCGAGTCCGGCCGGGCGGAGCCGGATCGCGAACACGGTGCCCCACCCGGCGATCTCGCGCGTCCACGCCCTCCGGTGGACCCCGGTCACGACGAGTTCGGCGGGGACGTGCCCGGCCTCGACGGTGAGGGTCACCGCCGGATCGGTGATGATCTGCTGCTCGATGCGCTCTGCGCTGGGAAGGTTCCACGCCACGGTCCAGAAATGGTCGACCAGCGCGGCGACGGAGGCATCGGCTTCGTGGATCGTGGCCGAGTAGCGCGCGAGATTCTTCGGGTGCAGGACACCCGACCGGTCGGTCTGTCCGATCGGCCGCGGCGTGTTCGTCATGGCGCCAGGCTGACAGCCCGTGTCGCGAATCTCCAAGACCCTCCGTGCCACTGCGGAGAGGATGGCGTCCATGCACAGCACCAACTACGTGGACACCTTCATCCAGGTCGCCGAGGACAGCACGGCGTCGAGCGCTGCCGCTCCGCCGGCGCGGGCCACGCCCGGTATCGCGGAGCTCACGTTCCGGATGATCTTCGAAGCGCCATACCGCTACACCTCGGACGAGGTGGTCTTCACCGTCTGGGCCGAGCGGCGTGGGATACCAGAGGCCGAGCGTGCGGCCGCGAGGGAGGAGTTCTTCGCCAAGGGTCAGCCGTGCCTGCGTGCGAGCGACCTCGGCAAGCGGTACGGCTGGGGCGTCCACGCGGACTCCGCCGGCCGGGTCGCGCTGGTGCCCCTGGGCTCGACCGAGTACGCGCAGCTGGCCGGTGGCGGCGCAGCGGACGGACGGTCCGTCACCGTGACCCGTGCCATGCGCACCAGCCGGCGAGGTAGCCGGTAGGTCGTTGGCGTCAGACCGCGGTCCACCGGGTTTGCGCCCATGGCCAGCCAGGGCCGATCTGAACCCTCCGACGGTTGAAGATCAAGCTAGTCCAGTAGCACCGGCAGCGGCACGGGCCGCTTCGCGACCCGGTCGTCGCCCGACGAACGGCCGCGCAGGTGCCGGGCCAGCCAGGGCAGCAGGTGCCGTCGGGTCCAGGCCAGCTCGGCGCCGAACACCTCGCCCCGGCGACGCCGTGGCGGCGGCGGCAACGGCCGTGTCCACGAGTCGTCGAACCCGGGCAGGCCCGCCGTGTACGCCAGGGCGCCGGCGATCCGCTCGTGCCCGGCGCTGTTGGCGTGCAGCCGGTCGTCGCTCCACAGCCGGGGATCGGAGGAGACCGGGTGGGCGCCCAGGTCGAGCAGAGTCGCCCCGGTCCGCGCGGTTGCGGCCCGCAGCGCCTCGTTGAGTGCCAGCATCCGACCCCGCAGCGGCCGGGCCAGCGGCATCACCGGCGCCGGGTCCGGCATCGTGAACGTCAGCACGGTGGCGCCCTGCCCGACCAGTGCCCGCTGCATCGCCGCGACATCCTCGGCGACCTGGTCGGCGTCGAAGGAGGGGCGCAGCACGTCGTTCATGCCGGCGACCACGGTGGCCAGGTTGGGGGCCAGGTCGAGGGCGGGCTGGAGCTGCTCGGCGCGGATCCGCGCGGTGGTCCGGCCACGGATCGCCAGGTTCGCGTACTCCAGGCCGCCCTGGGCGCGTGCCACCGCCAGGGCGAACCGGTCGGCCCAACCCCGGTAGCCGCCAGCGCCGTCCGGGTCGTCGAGCCCCTCGGTGGTGCTGTCGCCGATCGCCACGTACCGCTGCCACATCACCCGCGCGAGGTTAGCCGCCCGCCACGACCGCCGGACCGCCGGCCGGGCCGCCAGTGACAGTTCGCGATCGATCTTGCACTTTCTGCCCCCGCGTTCCGGGCAAACGGCACCTTTCAGCGACCCAAACTGCAAGATCGCGGGGGAGGGGGCGGGGGGTCACAGCCAGCCTGAGCGGCGGAACAGGCGGTACAGGGCGAGGGCGGCCACCGCCATCAGGGTGAGCGCGCCGGCGTAGCCGTAGCGCCAGCCCAGCTCCGGCATGTGCGAGAAGTTCATGCCGTACACGCCGGCGATGCCGGTCTGGGTGGCCGCGATGGCCGCCCACGCCGCGATCTTGCGCATGTCGTTGTTCTGCTCCACGGCGAGCTGCGCCAGCCGGGACTGGACGATCGAGGTGAGCAGGTCGTCGTACGCGGCCACCCGGTCCACCGCCCGGCTCAACCGACCGTCCACGTCGACGAACCAGCGCTGCAAGGTGCGCGGCGGCCCGTCGGAACCCGGGTCGAGCAGCGTACGCAGGGGCGCCTGCAACGGCAGCACCGCCCGCTTGAACTCCACCACCTCCCGCTTGAGCTGGTAGATGTGCTGGATGTCGGCGGAGCGGTCACGGGCGAACAACGACTCCTCGACGCGTTCCAGATCCCGCTCCACGTGCCCGGCCACCTCCAGGTAGGAGTCGACCATCCGGGCGCAGACCGCGTACGCCACCGCCCACGGTCCCGCGGCCAGCAGCGCCGGTCGGCGCTCGATGTCGGCGCGGACGCTGCGCAGCGCCCCGGCGGCGCCGTGCCGCACGGTGATGGCGAACCGGTCACCCAGCAGCACCATCACGTCCCCGGTGTCGATCACCTCGGAGGTGTCGGTCAACTCGTCGTGCTCCACGTACCCGGCGGTGCGCAGCACCAGCAGAGTGACCGGCCCGTGGCGTTGCACGGTGGGCCGGTGCCCGTCGGCGAGCGCCTGTTCGACGGTCAGCTCGTCGAGCCCGAAGGTCCGGCCCACCGCGGCGAGCACCGCCGGCCCGGGGTCGTGCAGTCCCAGCCAGACGAAGGCATCCCGGCTGCGCTGGGCGTGGGCGTACGCGTC is part of the Micromonospora cremea genome and encodes:
- a CDS encoding VOC family protein gives rise to the protein MTMTFINLPVRDLTTAAEFYRALGFTSEQAELEGDSLALTISDSTRLMLHLRSAFEEYTGVAVTDTASNREVIVGLTAESREQVDELVDRAAVAGGESLGPGTTDGRLYMRGFRDLDGHQWSFLHMHG
- a CDS encoding SGNH/GDSL hydrolase family protein, which encodes MWQRYVAIGDSTTEGLDDPDGAGGYRGWADRFALAVARAQGGLEYANLAIRGRTTARIRAEQLQPALDLAPNLATVVAGMNDVLRPSFDADQVAEDVAAMQRALVGQGATVLTFTMPDPAPVMPLARPLRGRMLALNEALRAATARTGATLLDLGAHPVSSDPRLWSDDRLHANSAGHERIAGALAYTAGLPGFDDSWTRPLPPPPRRRRGEVFGAELAWTRRHLLPWLARHLRGRSSGDDRVAKRPVPLPVLLD
- a CDS encoding magnesium and cobalt transport protein CorA, with protein sequence MDQQSVRDRAGRGVRALTRRLLGRAEDQSPAPRRSNPDAVVDCAVYVNGRREPGRPHYADAYAHAQRSRDAFVWLGLHDPGPAVLAAVGRTFGLDELTVEQALADGHRPTVQRHGPVTLLVLRTAGYVEHDELTDTSEVIDTGDVMVLLGDRFAITVRHGAAGALRSVRADIERRPALLAAGPWAVAYAVCARMVDSYLEVAGHVERDLERVEESLFARDRSADIQHIYQLKREVVEFKRAVLPLQAPLRTLLDPGSDGPPRTLQRWFVDVDGRLSRAVDRVAAYDDLLTSIVQSRLAQLAVEQNNDMRKIAAWAAIAATQTGIAGVYGMNFSHMPELGWRYGYAGALTLMAVAALALYRLFRRSGWL
- a CDS encoding MFS transporter codes for the protein MTRIAARVPDPPVRRLTITLYGYAFLSDLVLLYPVYALLFADTGLSVGQISSLFVIWSAAGILFEVPSGAWADAVSRRLLLRLAPLVTAAAYALWVVVPSYPAFAVGFLLWGAGGALVSGALEALVWTELDRLGAVGRFPRVLGRARTAGVLGVLVSGVLAGPVLAAGGYPAVGVASVLACLLAAAVAACFPEHRPPSTAPAVAGERDPEAPSGVDADDPGWWDTLCAGVAQVRAHPPVRATVLLVAVVAADWGALDEYTPLLALDTGVGAQVVPLLLLLLWAGVTTGGLLAPAGERLSGLGYAALLVVVAGALAGGALIAHPAGFVLLAVAFGAAQLATVLADARLQARITGSSRATVTSLAGMATDVLIIVTYIGYGLVATAAGNAVAFAVAAGPYLIVALVLVARRRRRTASAGARGGSAAVGARGPK
- a CDS encoding DUF6157 family protein, which produces MHSTNYVDTFIQVAEDSTASSAAAPPARATPGIAELTFRMIFEAPYRYTSDEVVFTVWAERRGIPEAERAAAREEFFAKGQPCLRASDLGKRYGWGVHADSAGRVALVPLGSTEYAQLAGGGAADGRSVTVTRAMRTSRRGSR
- a CDS encoding AraC family transcriptional regulator, translating into MTNTPRPIGQTDRSGVLHPKNLARYSATIHEADASVAALVDHFWTVAWNLPSAERIEQQIITDPAVTLTVEAGHVPAELVVTGVHRRAWTREIAGWGTVFAIRLRPAGLAVVSDLTPEAVADRTLPVVPELDARLYALMRAVAGAPGVESRIARATTLIGEMAAERPLTPRQLLANDVVAAIVRGDPLPASPSARTVQRALRETIGRGPAWVRRWVRLQEVARQFATNGAGCAAEIAARLGYADQSHLVNDFRSAVFTTPGEYLRTLRLPTEPPRT
- a CDS encoding YchJ family protein gives rise to the protein MGKGAGRRRADATTGRACPCGSGQAYADCCAPVHGGVAQAQTAEALMRSRFSAFALGETGHLLRSWHSSTRPARLELDPGQRWTRLEVVETERGGLLDTAGTVTFHAHYRDAGRPGTLTERSRFVREDGRWVYLDGEQP